The following are from one region of the Rhipicephalus microplus isolate Deutch F79 chromosome 1, USDA_Rmic, whole genome shotgun sequence genome:
- the LOC142767853 gene encoding uncharacterized protein LOC142767853, whose amino-acid sequence MTGIKPPKPFDFRNAADWPAWMDEFDDYRFASGLHEKKDEVQVRTLLYTMGRKSREILRSLNVKDEGIEDFKLIKSKFNDYFVHNKNIVYESARFNLRRQQLGETVDQFGTELSKLADRCDFAGMKERLIRDRFVVGLRDQVLSEELQMDPKLTMATALARARTSETVKQQQAELKEHEGTVPEACVVAVKPKKATAKSTFTRCRKPTYHQNNCSYCSGPFHLRNKCSAQKETCRFCRKLGHYEKACRKKKQRDTNLDSIAEADGKFIGTVEQCANTQSEHFVTVKINDQTLRMKVDMGAEVTVVGENYPFLSPSLENEADLKGPSNASIRTIGKLDAKISWKDSCSQQTIYVVQNLRTPLLGLPAIKALGIVRFLDELDTADNIGSKYPKIFQGTGTISTEYSIRLVPHTILYSLSTPRRVPIPVKEKVREELDRLKREGMIQKVEEPTKWCAPIVPVMKPSGSVRICVDLTQLNQFVR is encoded by the coding sequence ATGACGGGAATCAAGCCTCCTAAGCCCTTCGACTTCCGGAACGCAGCGGACTGGCCTGCCTGGATGGACGAATTTGACGACTACAGATTCGCGTCTGGGCTACATGAGAAAAAAGACGAAGTTCAAGTAAGGACTCTTCTCTATACTATGGGCAGAAAGTCGAGGGAGATTCTTCGGTCGCTAAACGTAAAAGACGAAGGAATAGAGGACTTCAAGCTCATAAAGTCTAAATTTAACGACTACTTTGTCCACAACAAGAACATCGTCTACGAAAGTGCTCGCTTTAATCTACGCCGCCAACAACTGGGAGAAACAGTAGACCAGTTCGGAACCGAGCTTAGCAAGTTAGCCGACAGATGCGACTTCGCAGGCATGAAGGAACGCCTAATAAGAGACCGCTTCGTAGTAGGACTACGGGACCAGGTTCTTTCGGAAGAACTGCAGATGGACCCCAAGCTAACGATGGCCACTGCTTTGGCAAGAGCGCGTACGAGCGAAACCGTAAAGCAACAGCAAGCAGAACTAAAAGAGCATGAGGGCACAGTCCCAGAAGCTTGCGTCGTCGCAGTAAAGCCCAAGAAAGCCACTGCAAAGAGCACGTTTACGCGCTGTCGGAAACCCACTTATCATCAAAATAACTGCAGTTATTGTTCTGGACCATTTCACCTGCGAAACAAGTGTTCAGCGCAAAAAGAAACGTGCAGATTTTGCCGGAAGTTGGGCCACTATGAAAAGGCATGCcgaaaaaagaagcaaagagacACAAATCTCGATAGCATCGCCGAAGCTGATGGCAAGTTTATAGGCACAGTCGAGCAGTGTGCGAACACACAATCTGAGCATTTCGTGACAGTAAAGATAAACGACCAGACGCTCCGCATGAAAGTAGATATGGGAGCCGAAGTGACAGTCGTCGGTGAAAATTATCCTTTTCTTTCGCCTTCTCTGGAAAACGAAGCCGATCTTAAAGGACCTAGCAATGCTAGCATCCGTACGATCGGAAAGCTTGACGCTAAAATATCTTGGAAAGACAGCTGTTCACAACAAACCATTTACGTCGTGCAGAACTTGCGCACGCCCTTGTTGGGACTACCAGCCATAAAAGCTCTGGGAATTGTTCGCTTCCTAGATGAATTAGACACTGCTGACAATATCGGAAGCAAGTATCCCAAGATATTCCAAGGCACGGGTACCATATCGACAGAATACTCCATACGCCTTGTGCCACATACAATCCTGTACAGTCTGTCTACACCGCGACGGGTTCCTATTCCCGTGAAAGAAAAAGTCAGAGAAGAACTGGACAGGCTAAAACGAGAAGGAATGATACAGAAGGTCGAAG